From a single Anomaloglossus baeobatrachus isolate aAnoBae1 chromosome 8, aAnoBae1.hap1, whole genome shotgun sequence genomic region:
- the LOC142249342 gene encoding uncharacterized protein LOC142249342, whose product MSSSGSPPFGSQTEVAETSQEMLPEEDGRGGEIHGAGGQSASTSRAHDRAPPRPSQGRRRGGGGHTASQRAPDSDGEEAGFINIDLLIDEVREREPLWNMADRRHADTIVTRRLWDEVCHAAVEGWGELNSRGQKKQRDKLQKRWRSIRDRFKKELNQEMQAPSGSGGRRSKYRYFRALSFLRTTMVCRSTVCSTQEPASNPTGAIPEQSATGEHTHRPHPSEPSLPSTSVPSTCAGASRETSLPEAAGDEIAFPLPHPSDTAALSRTPLGSGRQRHRGQEKSYAPETKSCIF is encoded by the exons atgtcgtcttctggtagcccgcccttcggttcacaaactgag gtggccgaaacatcacaggagatgctgccagaagaggacggaaggggtggagaaatacacggagcgggcggtcagagt gcttcaacttctagggctcacgatagagctcccccaagaccgtcccagggtcgtcgtcgaggtggcggtggtcatact gcatcacagcgtgctcccgattctgacggtgaggaggccggatttatcaacatcgacctcctcatcgatgaagttagagagagggagccgctgtggaacatggctgaccgccgccacgctgatactatcgtaacccgtcgactctgggacgaggtatgccacgcagcggtagaaggttggggggagctcaattctcgtggccagaagaaacagc gtgacaaactacaaaagcggtggcggtctatcagggatcgcttcaaaaaggagttaaatcaagagatgcaggccccgagtggatccggaggacgcagatcgaagtaccgttactttagagcgttgtcgttcctccggacaactatggtgtgcagaag caccgtctgcagcactcaggagcctgcatcgaacccgacaggagcgatccctgaacagtccgccactggtgaacacacgcacagaccccacccatctgaaccttcccttccatctacatctgtcccatccacctgcgctggagcttcacgtgagacttcattacctgaagctgctggtgatgagatagcttttcccctaccccacccctctgacactgctgccctcagtagaacacctttgggttctgggcgtcagcgtcataggggtcaggaaaagagctatgcgcccga aacaaaatcgtgcatcttttag